The following proteins come from a genomic window of Bradyrhizobium paxllaeri:
- a CDS encoding flagellin, translating into MSGIVLSASVRQNLLSLQSTADLLATTQNRLATGKKVNTALDNPTNYFTASSLDARAGDINNLLDGIGNGVQVLQAANTGITSLQKLVDSAKSVANQALQTTVGFSTKSSFTSVVIDGATADNLVADQAPTNAAFTGTSAPQRAAYTSTAVATPGGQLQTAGPVNATDSSLLSELTVAVAANDTLIVNGKTITFQAGANGLVGSGNAYTMGVDTSLSDLMTAIDTLSGNTTPANASTATGGIITLRSGTAADLVVTGTAAAALEINTAAQSTATRGGGAVTAGALAGTTKLSVGDGTAASLSNAFAVGDTITVNGKTLTFVAATATGTDPNEIKVDSDVTGLLAKIDGLTGSSTASTITGGQITLNTGALSDLTLTSSNTAALTALGLAGGVTQARTEVPGVLEGKTLKIAATGGGTATDIVFGAAAGRISNLNQLNEALAANNLQATFVSGKLTITTTNEAASATIGAITGSAVGAGQAFAAGTTAPAPVVDADAKLARDNLVTQYNNIINQITTTAQDASFNGINLLGGDTLKLTFNETGKSTLSIQGVNFNPAGLGLDVLSTGAFKDNAAINDIVTALNGASSTLRSQASAFGSNLSIVQIRQDFSKNLINVLQTGSSNLTLADTNEEAANSQALSTRQSIAVSALALANQSQQSVLQLLR; encoded by the coding sequence ATGTCCGGTATTGTTCTCTCCGCTTCGGTTCGCCAGAACCTCCTCTCGCTGCAGTCGACCGCCGATCTGCTCGCCACCACGCAGAATCGCCTTGCCACCGGCAAGAAGGTCAACACGGCCCTCGACAATCCCACCAACTACTTCACGGCGTCGTCGCTCGATGCGCGCGCCGGCGACATCAACAATCTCCTCGACGGCATCGGCAACGGCGTGCAGGTCCTGCAGGCCGCCAACACCGGCATCACCTCGCTGCAGAAGCTCGTCGACTCCGCCAAGTCTGTCGCCAATCAGGCGCTGCAGACGACGGTCGGCTTCTCGACCAAGTCGTCGTTCACATCAGTCGTGATCGACGGCGCAACGGCTGACAATCTTGTCGCCGATCAGGCCCCGACCAACGCCGCGTTCACCGGTACTTCAGCCCCGCAGCGCGCTGCGTATACCAGCACTGCGGTGGCTACCCCGGGCGGCCAGCTCCAGACGGCCGGCCCGGTCAACGCGACCGATTCGTCGCTTCTGTCGGAACTCACCGTTGCGGTCGCCGCTAACGACACGCTGATTGTCAACGGCAAGACGATCACCTTCCAGGCCGGCGCGAATGGCCTCGTCGGTTCGGGCAACGCCTATACGATGGGTGTCGATACCTCGCTGAGCGATTTGATGACGGCGATCGACACGCTGTCGGGTAACACGACCCCGGCCAACGCCTCGACGGCAACGGGCGGCATCATCACCCTGAGGTCCGGTACGGCCGCCGACCTCGTCGTGACCGGTACCGCGGCCGCCGCGCTCGAAATCAACACTGCCGCTCAAAGCACTGCTACCCGCGGCGGTGGCGCCGTGACGGCCGGTGCCTTGGCCGGCACCACCAAGCTGAGCGTCGGCGACGGCACGGCTGCTTCGCTGTCGAACGCCTTCGCGGTCGGTGACACCATCACCGTCAACGGCAAGACGCTGACCTTCGTGGCCGCGACCGCGACCGGCACCGATCCGAACGAAATCAAGGTCGACAGCGACGTCACCGGCCTGCTGGCGAAGATCGACGGTCTGACCGGCTCGTCGACGGCCTCGACGATCACCGGCGGCCAGATCACGCTGAACACCGGCGCGCTGAGCGACCTGACGCTGACCAGCAGCAACACCGCAGCTCTCACCGCGCTCGGTCTGGCAGGCGGCGTGACGCAGGCTCGCACGGAAGTCCCGGGCGTGCTGGAAGGCAAGACCCTGAAGATCGCTGCGACCGGCGGCGGCACTGCCACCGACATCGTGTTCGGCGCGGCTGCGGGGCGCATCTCCAACCTCAACCAGCTGAACGAGGCCCTCGCCGCCAACAACCTGCAGGCCACTTTCGTGTCCGGCAAGCTGACGATCACCACGACGAACGAAGCGGCTTCGGCCACGATCGGTGCGATCACCGGTTCCGCGGTTGGCGCCGGCCAGGCGTTCGCTGCTGGCACCACGGCTCCGGCTCCGGTCGTTGACGCGGACGCCAAGCTGGCCCGTGACAACCTGGTCACCCAGTACAACAACATCATCAATCAGATCACCACCACCGCGCAGGATGCGTCCTTCAACGGCATCAACCTGCTCGGCGGTGACACTCTGAAGCTGACGTTCAACGAAACCGGCAAGTCCACGCTGAGCATCCAGGGCGTAAACTTCAACCCGGCCGGCCTCGGCCTCGACGTCCTGAGCACGGGCGCCTTCAAGGACAACGCTGCGATCAACGACATCGTGACGGCGCTGAACGGCGCGTCGTCCACGCTCCGCTCGCAGGCTTCGGCTTTCGGTTCGAACTTGTCGATCGTGCAGATCCGTCAGGACTTCTCGAAGAACCTGATCAACGTGCTGCAGACCGGATCGTCGAACCTGACGCTGGCCGACACCAACGAGGAAGCGGCGAACAGCCAGGCGCTGTCGACCCGCCAGTCGATCGCGGTGTCCGCGCTGGCGCTGGCCAACCAGTCGCAGCAGAGCGTGCTGCAGCTCCTGCGCTAA
- a CDS encoding response regulator: MAFDLSMPILVVDDYSTMIRIIRNLLKQLGFENVDEASDGSAALAKMQTKRYGLVISDWNMEPMTGYDLLKEVRASPEFSKTPFIMITAESKTENVIAAKKAGVNNYIVKPFNAATLKTKMEAVFPDAAG, from the coding sequence ATGGCTTTTGACCTGTCGATGCCGATCCTGGTGGTCGATGACTACAGCACCATGATCCGCATCATCCGTAACCTTCTCAAGCAGCTCGGATTCGAGAATGTCGACGAGGCCAGCGATGGATCGGCCGCGCTCGCCAAGATGCAGACCAAGCGATACGGCCTCGTGATCTCCGACTGGAACATGGAGCCGATGACCGGTTACGACCTGCTCAAGGAAGTCCGCGCCAGCCCTGAATTTTCCAAGACGCCCTTCATCATGATCACGGCGGAATCGAAGACTGAAAACGTCATTGCCGCGAAGAAGGCCGGCGTCAACAATTACATCGTCAAGCCGTTCAACGCCGCCACGCTGAAGACCAAGATGGAAGCGGTATTCCCGGACGCAGCCGGCTGA
- a CDS encoding helix-turn-helix domain-containing protein, with amino-acid sequence MSGQDHRATDSHFTKWMESVTPFEETPDIVQLSAARTRAAEEASAAIARQLNGPLTALLLYMNEIKQHSHQFSQTPGNRLYLQQVVENALQQTERVCALVKQMSDSLPAGASDLLCRQAGEGQAGRPADGARKPGLAFAPESGQKPLTKREREVLSLISEGCSNKQGALRMNISPRTFESHRAEAMRKLGARNTADLVRKALLQPA; translated from the coding sequence ATGTCAGGACAAGACCATCGAGCCACTGATTCGCACTTCACCAAGTGGATGGAAAGCGTCACGCCTTTCGAAGAGACCCCTGACATCGTCCAATTGTCCGCTGCGCGCACGCGGGCCGCGGAGGAGGCGAGCGCTGCAATTGCCCGGCAGTTGAACGGGCCGCTGACGGCGTTGCTGCTCTACATGAATGAGATCAAGCAGCACAGCCATCAGTTTTCGCAGACGCCCGGCAACCGGCTCTATCTGCAACAGGTGGTGGAGAACGCGCTTCAGCAAACTGAACGTGTCTGCGCCCTGGTGAAGCAGATGTCGGACAGTCTTCCGGCGGGGGCCTCCGATCTCCTTTGCAGGCAGGCAGGCGAGGGTCAGGCCGGCCGGCCGGCGGATGGCGCCCGCAAGCCGGGCCTGGCGTTCGCGCCGGAGTCCGGCCAGAAGCCGCTGACCAAGCGCGAGCGCGAGGTGCTCAGCCTGATCAGCGAGGGTTGCTCCAACAAGCAGGGCGCCTTGCGGATGAACATCAGCCCGAGGACGTTCGAGAGCCATCGTGCCGAGGCCATGCGCAAGCTTGGCGCCCGCAATACCGCGGATCTGGTTCGCAAGGCGCTGCTGCAGCCCGCCTGA
- a CDS encoding response regulator — translation MKTCLVVDDSSVVRKIARRILEEMDFQIIEAEDGEQALEACKRAMPEAVLLDWNMPVMDGYEFLGHLRRLPGGDVPKVVFCTTENGMDHISRALHAGANEYIMKPFDKDIVTAKFQEVGLVELTDQNSI, via the coding sequence ATGAAAACCTGTCTTGTCGTCGACGATTCCAGCGTGGTGCGCAAGATCGCGCGCCGCATCCTGGAAGAAATGGACTTTCAGATCATCGAAGCCGAAGACGGCGAGCAGGCGCTGGAAGCCTGCAAGCGCGCGATGCCGGAAGCGGTTCTGCTCGACTGGAATATGCCTGTCATGGACGGCTACGAATTCCTCGGCCATCTGCGCCGCTTGCCCGGCGGCGACGTGCCCAAGGTGGTATTCTGCACCACCGAGAACGGCATGGACCATATTTCGCGCGCGCTGCATGCCGGCGCCAACGAATACATCATGAAGCCGTTCGACAAGGACATCGTCACCGCGAAGTTCCAGGAAGTCGGCTTGGTCGAACTGACCGACCAGAACTCGATCTGA
- a CDS encoding chemotaxis protein CheW, protein MTTKTDTIEGTVAEYVTAVIGGQLFGLPISRVQDVFMPERLTRVPLASAEIAGVLNLRGRIVTVVDMRARLGLPKNDDGKPPMAVGVDLRGESYGLLIDQIGEVLRLPDASREENPVNLDPRFAKLAGGVHRLDGQLMVVLDVDRVLEIVPKAALAA, encoded by the coding sequence ATGACAACCAAGACCGACACCATCGAGGGCACCGTGGCCGAATACGTCACCGCCGTGATCGGGGGCCAATTGTTCGGCCTGCCGATCTCGCGGGTGCAGGACGTGTTCATGCCGGAGCGGCTGACGCGGGTGCCGCTGGCCTCCGCGGAGATCGCCGGCGTGCTCAATTTGCGCGGCCGCATCGTCACCGTGGTCGACATGCGCGCCCGGCTCGGACTGCCCAAGAACGACGACGGCAAGCCGCCGATGGCGGTCGGCGTCGACCTCAGGGGCGAGTCCTACGGGCTTCTAATTGACCAGATCGGCGAGGTGCTCCGGCTGCCTGACGCCAGCCGCGAGGAAAACCCCGTCAACCTCGATCCGCGCTTCGCCAAGCTCGCCGGCGGCGTGCACCGCCTCGACGGCCAGCTCATGGTCGTCCTCGACGTCGATCGCGTTCTCGAAATCGTGCCGAAAGCAGCCCTCGCAGCGTAA
- a CDS encoding response regulator transcription factor, with protein sequence MAEKAPSRGEIFVVDDDPAVRDTLSMVLTAGGYQVICFADGAALLAIARTRTPACILLDVHIPGKSGLDILRELHGEDYPAPIFMISGQGDIAMAVSAIKNGALDFIEKPFRGSEIVARLDEAIEAYARRQAQNAPSRIATLHFPGREPLTRREREVLEQFTAGASNKEAGRHLGISPRTIEDHRANIMKKLGARNAADLVRIVMTTQRQGQV encoded by the coding sequence ATGGCTGAGAAGGCCCCCTCCCGTGGGGAGATTTTCGTAGTCGATGACGACCCTGCCGTTCGCGACACACTTTCGATGGTCCTGACGGCAGGCGGCTATCAGGTCATCTGTTTCGCCGACGGCGCTGCACTGCTGGCGATTGCACGAACGCGAACGCCAGCCTGCATCCTGCTCGATGTGCATATCCCCGGTAAGTCCGGTCTCGACATTCTGAGAGAGCTGCATGGCGAGGACTATCCTGCGCCGATCTTCATGATCTCAGGGCAGGGCGATATCGCCATGGCGGTGAGCGCCATCAAGAACGGCGCGCTGGATTTCATCGAGAAGCCGTTTCGTGGCAGCGAAATCGTGGCAAGGCTCGATGAGGCGATCGAGGCCTACGCTCGCCGGCAGGCACAAAACGCCCCGTCGCGGATTGCGACCCTGCATTTTCCGGGACGCGAGCCGCTCACGCGGCGCGAGCGCGAGGTGCTGGAGCAGTTCACCGCCGGCGCATCCAACAAGGAAGCCGGGCGGCATCTCGGGATCAGCCCGCGCACGATCGAGGATCACCGCGCCAATATCATGAAGAAGCTTGGCGCGCGGAATGCCGCAGACCTGGTCCGCATCGTGATGACCACGCAGCGTCAGGGCCAGGTCTGA
- a CDS encoding CheR family methyltransferase — MNPPDYEYLRKLLKDHSGLDLSADKQYLIESRLLPLSRKCGVAGIGELVLKMKGGSSTIIAQVVEAMTTNETFFFRDKIPFEHFRDTIVPEMLKARAARKSIRIWCAAGSTGQEPYSLAMALKEMGPALAGWRTEIIATDLSQEVLEKSKSGIYSQFEVQRGLPIQLLVKYFKQNGELWQISPELRGMVQHRQLNLLHDFSLLGNFDIIFCRNVLIYFDQETKINIFGRLAKAMEGDGFLVLGAAETVVGLTDVFKPFPDKRGLYRPSGARAASPQAGVSIPKIAAMAGR; from the coding sequence GTGAACCCGCCAGACTATGAGTATCTGCGTAAGCTCTTGAAGGATCATTCCGGTCTCGATCTTTCCGCAGACAAGCAGTATCTGATCGAAAGCCGCCTGCTTCCGCTGTCGCGCAAATGCGGCGTGGCTGGAATCGGCGAACTCGTGCTGAAAATGAAGGGCGGGTCTTCGACGATCATCGCCCAGGTGGTCGAAGCCATGACCACCAACGAGACCTTCTTCTTCCGCGACAAGATTCCGTTCGAGCATTTCCGCGATACGATCGTGCCGGAGATGTTGAAGGCGCGCGCCGCCCGCAAGAGCATCAGGATATGGTGCGCCGCCGGCTCGACCGGTCAGGAGCCGTATTCGCTCGCGATGGCGCTGAAGGAAATGGGCCCGGCGCTTGCCGGCTGGCGGACCGAGATCATCGCCACCGACCTGTCGCAGGAAGTGCTGGAGAAATCGAAGTCGGGCATCTACAGCCAGTTCGAGGTCCAGCGCGGTCTTCCGATTCAGCTGCTCGTCAAATATTTCAAGCAGAACGGCGAATTGTGGCAGATCAGCCCGGAGTTGCGCGGCATGGTGCAGCATCGCCAGCTCAATCTGCTGCACGACTTCTCCCTGCTCGGCAATTTCGACATCATCTTCTGCCGCAACGTGCTGATCTATTTCGATCAGGAAACCAAGATCAATATCTTCGGCCGTCTCGCCAAGGCGATGGAAGGCGATGGCTTCCTGGTGCTGGGCGCTGCGGAAACGGTCGTTGGCCTGACCGATGTCTTCAAGCCGTTCCCGGACAAGCGTGGCCTCTATCGGCCGAGCGGTGCGCGGGCGGCTTCCCCGCAGGCCGGCGTGTCGATACCAAAAATCGCCGCGATGGCGGGACGGTGA
- a CDS encoding hybrid sensor histidine kinase/response regulator encodes MDDLLREFLTETNESLDTVDNQLVRFEQDPSDAKILDNIFRLVHTIKGTCGFLGLPRLEALAHAGETLMGKFRDGMPVKAEAVTLILSSIDRIKEILAGLEATETEPEGTDEDLIEKLHAMAEGGHHGHAEATAPPPAPAPVPIAPPAPPAMTRGTLVEQVLERPLRPGEVSLDDLERAFRETETEVAAAPVAKAAPAPEAKETAKEAAKEKAKPAKRAAPVETDGEVADKIANQSIRVNVDTLEHLMTMVSELVLTRNQLLEISRRNEDTEFKVPLQRLSNVTAELQEGVMKTRMQPIGNAWQKLPRIVRDLSGELGKQIELEMHGADTELDRQVLDLIKDPLTHMVRNSADHGLETPAERVASGKGEQGTIRLSAYHEGGHIIICIADNGRGLNTERIKAKALQNGLVTETELEKMTEAQIHKFIFAPGFSTAATVTSVSGRGVGMDVVRTNIDQIGGTIDIKSVAGEGSSVTIKIPLTLAIVSALIVEAGGDRFAIPQLSVVELVRARANSEHRIERIKDTAVLRLRNKLLPLMHLKKLLKIDDGSSTDPENGFIVVTQVGSQTFGIVVDGVFHTEEIVVKPMSTKLRHIDMFSGNTILGDGAVIMIIDPNGIAKALGASGASAHEMADDASAAHAIGGEQLTSLLVFRAGSSQPKAVPLGLVTRLEEIATDKIELSNGRHMVQYREQLMPLVQMNGVSVQTTGSQPILVFADDGRSMGLVVDEIIDIVEERLHIEVAGQQDGILGSAVIKGQATEVIDVGHFLPMAFADWFSRKEMRASSTAQSVLLVDDSAFFRNMLAPVLKAAGYKVRVAVNAQEGLAALRSSQTFDVVLTDIEMPDMNGFEFAETIRADHNLSTMPIIALSSLVSPAAIERGRQAGFHDYVAKFDRPGLIAALKEQTAEDRRAA; translated from the coding sequence ATGGATGATCTGTTGCGGGAGTTCCTGACGGAGACCAACGAGAGCCTGGATACGGTCGACAATCAGTTGGTGCGGTTCGAGCAGGACCCGAGCGACGCGAAGATTCTGGATAACATCTTCCGGCTGGTCCACACGATCAAGGGCACCTGCGGCTTCCTGGGGTTGCCGCGGCTGGAAGCGCTGGCCCATGCCGGCGAGACCCTGATGGGCAAATTCCGCGACGGCATGCCGGTCAAGGCCGAAGCCGTGACGCTGATCCTGTCCTCGATCGACCGCATCAAGGAAATCCTCGCCGGCCTGGAAGCCACCGAGACCGAGCCCGAAGGCACCGACGAAGACCTGATCGAGAAGCTGCATGCGATGGCCGAAGGCGGCCATCATGGGCACGCCGAGGCCACGGCGCCGCCGCCCGCACCCGCGCCCGTTCCCATCGCGCCGCCGGCCCCGCCCGCGATGACCCGGGGCACGCTGGTCGAGCAGGTGCTGGAACGCCCGTTGCGTCCGGGCGAAGTCTCGCTCGACGATCTCGAGCGCGCCTTCCGCGAGACCGAGACCGAAGTGGCAGCAGCGCCCGTCGCCAAGGCCGCGCCCGCGCCGGAGGCCAAGGAAACCGCCAAGGAAGCTGCGAAAGAAAAGGCAAAACCCGCCAAGCGCGCCGCCCCGGTCGAGACCGATGGCGAGGTCGCCGACAAGATCGCCAACCAGTCGATCCGCGTCAACGTCGACACCCTCGAACATTTGATGACCATGGTCTCCGAGCTGGTGTTGACCCGCAACCAGCTCCTGGAAATCTCCCGCCGCAACGAGGACACCGAGTTCAAGGTGCCGCTGCAGCGGCTCTCCAACGTCACCGCCGAGCTGCAGGAAGGCGTCATGAAGACGCGGATGCAGCCGATCGGCAATGCCTGGCAGAAGCTGCCGCGCATCGTCCGCGACCTCTCCGGCGAACTCGGCAAGCAGATCGAGCTGGAGATGCACGGCGCCGACACCGAGCTCGACCGCCAGGTGCTCGACCTGATCAAGGATCCGTTGACGCACATGGTGCGCAACTCCGCCGACCATGGTCTGGAGACCCCGGCCGAGCGCGTCGCCTCTGGCAAGGGCGAGCAGGGCACCATCCGCCTCTCCGCCTATCACGAGGGCGGCCACATCATCATCTGCATTGCGGACAATGGCAGGGGTCTCAACACCGAGCGGATCAAGGCGAAGGCGCTGCAGAACGGTCTCGTCACCGAGACCGAACTGGAGAAGATGACCGAAGCCCAGATCCACAAGTTCATCTTCGCGCCGGGCTTCTCGACCGCGGCCACCGTCACCTCGGTCTCGGGCCGCGGCGTCGGCATGGACGTGGTGCGCACCAATATCGACCAGATCGGCGGCACCATCGACATCAAGAGCGTGGCGGGTGAGGGCTCGTCCGTCACCATCAAGATCCCGCTGACCTTGGCGATCGTCTCGGCCCTGATCGTCGAAGCCGGCGGCGACCGCTTTGCGATTCCGCAACTGTCCGTGGTCGAGCTGGTCCGGGCGCGGGCCAACTCCGAGCACCGCATCGAGCGCATCAAGGACACCGCGGTGCTTCGGCTGCGCAACAAGCTGTTGCCGCTGATGCACCTGAAGAAGCTCCTCAAGATCGACGACGGCTCTTCCACCGACCCCGAGAATGGCTTCATCGTGGTCACTCAAGTGGGCAGCCAGACCTTCGGCATCGTGGTCGACGGCGTGTTCCACACCGAAGAAATCGTGGTCAAGCCGATGTCCACAAAACTGCGGCACATCGACATGTTCTCCGGCAACACCATCCTGGGCGATGGCGCCGTGATCATGATCATCGACCCCAACGGCATTGCCAAGGCGCTCGGTGCCTCCGGCGCCTCGGCCCATGAGATGGCCGATGACGCCTCCGCCGCGCATGCGATCGGCGGCGAACAGCTCACCTCGCTGCTCGTGTTCCGCGCCGGCTCCTCGCAGCCCAAGGCGGTGCCGCTCGGCCTCGTCACCCGGCTGGAGGAGATCGCCACCGACAAGATCGAGCTCAGTAACGGCCGCCACATGGTGCAGTACCGCGAGCAACTGATGCCCCTGGTGCAGATGAACGGGGTCAGCGTCCAGACCACGGGCTCGCAGCCGATCCTGGTGTTCGCCGACGACGGCCGCTCGATGGGGCTCGTGGTCGACGAGATCATCGACATCGTCGAGGAGCGGCTGCACATCGAGGTCGCCGGCCAGCAGGATGGCATTCTCGGCTCGGCCGTGATCAAGGGCCAGGCCACCGAGGTGATCGATGTCGGCCACTTCCTGCCGATGGCGTTTGCCGACTGGTTCTCGCGCAAGGAGATGCGGGCGTCCTCGACCGCGCAGTCGGTGCTGCTGGTCGACGACAGCGCGTTCTTCCGCAACATGCTGGCCCCGGTGCTGAAAGCCGCCGGCTACAAGGTGCGGGTCGCCGTCAACGCCCAGGAGGGCCTCGCCGCGCTGCGCTCGAGCCAGACCTTCGACGTGGTGCTGACCGACATCGAAATGCCCGACATGAACGGCTTCGAGTTCGCCGAGACGATCCGCGCCGACCACAATCTGAGCACGATGCCGATCATCGCGCTGTCCTCGCTGGTGTCGCCGGCGGCGATCGAGCGCGGGCGGCAGGCCGGCTTCCACGATTACGTCGCCAAGTTCGACCGTCCCGGCCTGATCGCGGCGCTGAAGGAACAGACCGCCGAAGACAGGCGCGCGGCATAA
- the flbT gene encoding flagellar biosynthesis repressor FlbT — MPLRVELKPFERIVIGETVLVNSGTRTSFLIDGEAPILRERDTINAETANTPAKRLYLCIQTMYLKNDIPRYRIAYQGYLRELRDARPGDRLTIDAANNHVAAGALYKALKEIRKLVKREDELLAA; from the coding sequence GTGCCGCTACGTGTTGAACTGAAGCCATTTGAACGGATCGTTATCGGGGAAACCGTTCTCGTCAATTCCGGTACGCGTACCTCGTTCCTGATCGACGGCGAGGCACCGATCCTGCGCGAGCGGGACACCATCAACGCCGAGACCGCTAACACGCCGGCCAAGCGGCTCTATCTCTGCATTCAGACCATGTATCTGAAGAACGACATCCCGCGTTACCGGATCGCCTATCAAGGCTATTTGCGTGAACTGCGCGATGCCAGGCCGGGCGACCGCCTCACGATCGATGCCGCCAACAATCATGTTGCCGCGGGCGCGCTCTACAAGGCGCTCAAGGAAATCAGAAAGCTGGTCAAGCGCGAAGACGAGTTGCTCGCCGCCTGA
- a CDS encoding Crp/Fnr family transcriptional regulator, whose product MDSAPRSPNGFLSSLTADDFELIRPHLRAADLSPDMVLVEVDEALKRAYLPHKGVISLVVKLARGEHVQVAMIGRDSIFGAFSALGDAVALNSAVVLVPGTASTIDLDQLRFAADQSTTLRTALVRHGLAVYAQIQQTAGCNASHTVESRLARCLLHTRDLSGSDKIVLTQEAMAQMIGARRNSVSLVANTLQHANFIHYSRGHIEITNVDGLIKTSCECYATVKAQYTRLLHPRIHCAAA is encoded by the coding sequence TTGGATTCAGCCCCTCGTTCTCCGAATGGATTTCTGTCCTCGCTGACCGCGGACGATTTTGAGTTGATTCGTCCTCATCTGCGCGCCGCCGATCTCAGTCCGGACATGGTCCTGGTCGAAGTCGACGAAGCGCTCAAGCGCGCATATCTTCCGCACAAGGGCGTTATCTCGCTGGTCGTGAAGCTGGCGCGCGGCGAGCATGTCCAGGTCGCGATGATCGGTCGCGACAGCATTTTCGGTGCATTCTCCGCGCTTGGCGACGCGGTCGCGCTCAACAGCGCCGTGGTGTTGGTGCCCGGCACCGCCTCGACGATCGACCTGGACCAGCTTCGTTTTGCTGCAGATCAGAGCACGACGTTGCGCACTGCGCTGGTACGCCACGGCCTCGCCGTCTATGCGCAGATCCAGCAGACGGCGGGCTGCAACGCCTCGCACACGGTGGAATCGCGGCTGGCGCGATGCCTGTTGCATACGCGCGACCTCTCCGGCAGCGACAAGATCGTCCTGACCCAGGAAGCGATGGCCCAGATGATCGGTGCGCGCCGCAACAGCGTTTCGCTGGTGGCCAACACGCTGCAGCACGCGAACTTCATCCACTACAGCCGCGGGCATATCGAAATCACCAACGTGGACGGCCTGATCAAGACCTCCTGCGAATGCTACGCGACGGTCAAGGCGCAGTACACGCGGCTGCTGCATCCGCGCATCCACTGCGCGGCCGCATGA
- a CDS encoding glycoside hydrolase family 3 N-terminal domain-containing protein, with product MIYQTGRTRNAIRKAMRIGELFILGFFGKTVPDWLNQFAARYGLGGVILFDYSCRTQQYDNNICSPEQVQRLCTEISALPSGPMVFIDQEGGLVRRLKEGRGFAPLPSAKEFNHLAPDHKRALLTASFAEMRRLGIHYDFAPVIDVDYNPDNPNIGKIKRSYSADITEVEANALLASEVARAQRVGLCLKHFPGIGGAMVDSHQEFMDISDTLRPEQEELFYSLASKMFGDAVLVSHAIVRQWDRECPMTLSAAGLGRLRKRLPDTLLITDDMQMQGLQKALGTKEASLQSLKAGMDMLCIGNNLFDQEQEMAAIAEYIGESLRDGILSASAIEQSIARVRKRKALLTA from the coding sequence ATGATTTACCAAACCGGCCGCACCCGAAATGCGATACGTAAGGCCATGCGCATCGGCGAACTCTTCATCCTCGGCTTCTTCGGCAAGACCGTTCCCGACTGGTTGAACCAATTCGCCGCCCGCTACGGCCTCGGCGGCGTCATCCTGTTCGACTATTCCTGCCGAACGCAACAATACGACAACAACATTTGTTCACCTGAACAGGTGCAGCGCCTCTGCACGGAGATTTCAGCGCTGCCGTCGGGACCGATGGTGTTCATCGATCAGGAGGGCGGCCTGGTGCGGCGGCTGAAGGAAGGCCGCGGCTTTGCGCCGTTGCCGAGCGCGAAGGAGTTCAACCATCTCGCGCCGGATCACAAGCGCGCGCTCCTCACCGCGAGCTTTGCCGAGATGCGGCGGCTCGGCATTCACTATGATTTCGCGCCTGTCATCGACGTCGATTACAATCCCGATAATCCGAACATTGGCAAGATCAAGCGTTCCTATTCCGCTGACATCACCGAGGTAGAGGCCAATGCGCTGCTGGCGAGCGAGGTGGCGCGGGCGCAACGCGTCGGCCTGTGCCTCAAGCATTTTCCCGGCATCGGCGGCGCGATGGTGGATTCGCATCAGGAGTTCATGGATATTTCGGATACGCTGCGACCGGAGCAGGAAGAGCTGTTCTATTCGCTCGCGTCAAAAATGTTCGGCGATGCGGTGCTGGTCAGCCATGCGATCGTCAGGCAATGGGATCGAGAGTGCCCGATGACCTTGTCGGCAGCAGGGCTCGGCCGCCTGCGCAAGCGCCTTCCGGATACGCTCCTGATCACCGACGACATGCAGATGCAGGGATTGCAGAAGGCGCTGGGCACGAAAGAAGCCAGCCTGCAATCGCTCAAGGCGGGCATGGACATGCTCTGTATCGGCAACAACCTGTTCGATCAGGAGCAGGAGATGGCGGCGATAGCCGAGTACATCGGCGAAAGCCTGCGCGACGGAATCCTGTCCGCATCGGCGATAGAACAATCCATCGCGCGGGTTCGCAAGCGCAAGGCGCTGTTGACGGCCTGA